A single region of the Triticum dicoccoides isolate Atlit2015 ecotype Zavitan chromosome 2B, WEW_v2.0, whole genome shotgun sequence genome encodes:
- the LOC119362069 gene encoding OVARIAN TUMOR DOMAIN-containing deubiquitinating enzyme 1-like, whose translation MGPKRKLDDLAQPSSSGDHGGGGGGGDDRPTKAPRLSPSPPPPPPAQSPSRDQTALPTSPPPLQPPGSPPPPADKDPVELEEGELGDDENSGEEEQDDQDSEGELGGSLPDGRTDLANTGGFGCPHARPTALGPLEQLLELVRDSPDNSIIQEKMKILSKHYVLFRRTREDGSCFYRAFIFSYMEILRQMQDKQAEVTRLMECLDMSKDRFSCLEWNRAYFSIDPEEYFSSVVSELNEVLNVIAAGCTSEWLYQRSLQESFSGRIISLLRLLTETEIRTDEFYKQSIPKNLNLLQFCWKAVRSLDAEATTTQMRALTYALGIPLRVEVVDKSSTDRGVLVKRLDFFHESDLEKGPLRLTRSYLSSSTAPIPLKQGSYDADLLSSDGTPMLTLLCRRGHCDILYRK comes from the exons ATGGGCCCGAAGAGAAAACTGGATGACCTGGCCCAGCCATCCAGCAGCGGAgaccacggcggcggcggaggcggaggcgatgATAGACCGACAAAGGCGCCACGGctctcgccgtcgccgccaccgccaccgcccgcgCAGTCGCCCTCTCGCGACCAGACGGCGCTTCCCACCTCACCGCCCCCGCTTCAGCCGCCAGGGtccccgccgcctcccgccgacAAGGATCCG GTGGAGTTGGAGGAAGGGGAGCTAGGAGATGATGAAAATTCAGGGGAGGAAGAACAGGATGATCAGGATTCGGAAGGGGAGCTCGGGGGGTCACTTCCTG ATGGGAGAACGGACCTAGCCAACACTGGTGGTTTCGGGTGTCCACATGCTCGTCCGACAGCATTAGGACCTCTG GAACAACTCTTGGAATTGGTTCGTGACTCTCCAGATAACTCCATCATCCAGGAAAAGATGAAG ATTCTCAGTAAGCATTATGTGCTCTTCAGAAGAACTCGCGAAGATGGCAGCTGTTTTTACAGAGCTTTTATCTTCTCCTACATG GAGATCCTTCGACAGATGCAAGATAAACAAGCTGAGGTTACTCGTCTTATGGAATGTTTGGATATGTCTAAAGATAGATTCTCTTGTCTTGAGTGGAACAGAGCATACTTCTCAATAGATCCTGAAGAATACTTCTCAAGTGTTGTTTCT GAGCTCAATGAGGTTCTCAACGTCATTGCAGCAGG CTGTACTTCTGAATGGCTGTACCAGAGAAGCCTGCAGGAGTCCTTTTCAGGCAGGA TTATATCTCTCCTTAGGTTGCTTACTGAGACTGAAATCCGTACAGATGAATTCTACAAGCAATCtatccctaaaaatttgaatctcctCCAG TTCTGCTGGAAAGCGGTGCGATCCCTGGATGCTGAAGCTACCACTACACAAATGAGGGCTTTAACGTATGCACTCGGCATACCGTTGCGTGTCGAAGTCGTGGACAAGAGCTCGACTGATCGAGGTGTGTTAGTGAAGCGCCTTGATTTCTTCCATGAGTCCGACTTGGAGAAGGGCCCTCTCCGTTTGACTCGGAGCTACCTTTCCTCGAGCACAGCTCCTATACCGCTGAAGCAGGGAAGCTACGATGCCGACTTGCTATCATCTGATGGCACACCCATGCTGACCTTACTGTGTCGGCGTGGCCATTGTGACATTCTTTACCGCAAGTGA